A single region of the Arthrobacter sp. V1I7 genome encodes:
- a CDS encoding exodeoxyribonuclease VII small subunit: MAAETTGTSSPNADIDSLSYEDAREQLVGVVSRLEAGGASLEESLALWERGEALAKRCEEWLEGARKRLATAREQAGQKDQAGQK, encoded by the coding sequence ATGGCAGCAGAGACCACCGGCACGAGCAGTCCGAATGCGGACATCGACAGCCTTAGCTACGAGGACGCCCGCGAACAACTGGTCGGTGTGGTGAGCCGGCTGGAGGCCGGAGGCGCGAGCCTGGAGGAATCACTCGCGCTGTGGGAGCGGGGCGAGGCGCTGGCCAAGCGCTGCGAGGAGTGGCTTGAGGGTGCCCGCAAGCGCCTGGCCACCGCCAGGGAGCAGGCCGGCCAGAAGGACCAGGCCGGCCAGAAGTAG
- a CDS encoding PPK2 family polyphosphate kinase: MTDGVTFEKRPSETLIAGKGFRLQDSDPDSTPGYPGAKSDGEALLAHLDGRLTMLQEQLFAESRFGGTKRILLILQAMDTAGKGGIVNHVMGTMNPQGVQLKSFKAPTPKEKSYDFLWRIEKAVPAAGMVGVFDRSHYEDVLIHRVHRWASPEELERRYTAINEFETRQTNAGTKIVKVMLHISRDEQKERLLARLDDETKLWKYSGNDVKERPFWSDYMDAYQKAIEKTHTDVAPWHVVPANKKWYARIAVQQLLLDALEGLHLKWPVPELEVAMERDLLERS, translated from the coding sequence ATGACAGACGGTGTGACTTTCGAGAAGCGTCCCTCGGAAACGCTGATTGCCGGAAAAGGGTTCAGGCTCCAGGACTCCGATCCGGATTCCACCCCGGGCTATCCGGGTGCCAAGTCCGACGGCGAGGCGCTCCTGGCGCACCTGGACGGCAGGCTGACCATGCTCCAGGAGCAGCTGTTCGCCGAGTCCCGGTTCGGCGGGACCAAGCGGATCCTGTTGATCCTGCAGGCGATGGACACCGCGGGCAAGGGAGGCATCGTCAACCACGTCATGGGGACGATGAACCCACAGGGAGTCCAGCTGAAATCCTTCAAGGCGCCCACGCCGAAGGAGAAGTCCTACGACTTCCTCTGGCGGATCGAGAAGGCGGTTCCGGCCGCAGGGATGGTCGGTGTCTTCGACCGGTCGCACTACGAGGACGTCCTGATCCACCGGGTGCACCGCTGGGCCAGTCCGGAAGAACTCGAACGCCGTTACACCGCCATCAACGAATTCGAAACCAGGCAGACGAACGCCGGGACCAAGATCGTCAAGGTCATGCTCCACATCAGCCGCGACGAACAGAAGGAACGGCTGCTGGCCCGGCTCGACGACGAGACCAAACTTTGGAAATACAGCGGCAACGACGTGAAAGAACGGCCCTTCTGGAGCGACTACATGGACGCCTATCAGAAGGCCATTGAAAAGACGCACACCGACGTCGCGCCCTGGCATGTCGTGCCGGCGAACAAGAAGTGGTACGCCCGGATCGCCGTCCAGCAGCTGCTGCTGGACGCGCTGGAGGGGTTGCATCTCAAGTGGCCGGTGCCCGAGCTGGAAGTTGCCATGGAGCGGGATCTGCTCGAACGGTCCTGA
- the xseA gene encoding exodeoxyribonuclease VII large subunit: MSEDVTAASTVPATAAETSPDNPWPLQLLSQKLKMHIDRAPSAWVEGQVIELNRRGTNAYLTLRDINAEISLPASVWTNVLDRQVSTLERGSRVVALIKAEFWLKTGRLNMSVKDIRPVGLGDLLARIERLRHALAAEGLFSDARKMRLPLLPHRIGLITGRDSDAKKDVLRNAALRWPAVEFEIREVAVQGNTAVAQVIGALRELDARADVDVIVIARGGGSLEDLLPFSSEELIRAVAGAVTPVVSAIGHEADRPILDDVADLRASTPTDAAKRIVPDVVEELARVRQAREQLRRGATRLVERETDRLSSLRSRPVLASPEVMVMTRHDDVERLKSRSHSAITTAVTRAADQLVHLKAQVLALSPQKTLDRGYAVVQLASGQAAPGARREVVRHPSQAPAGAELTVRVAGGRFTAQSTGGHVPADD, from the coding sequence ATGTCTGAAGACGTCACCGCGGCCTCGACGGTCCCGGCCACGGCTGCGGAAACCAGCCCGGATAACCCCTGGCCGTTGCAGCTGTTGTCCCAGAAACTGAAGATGCACATTGACCGGGCTCCGTCCGCCTGGGTCGAGGGCCAGGTCATCGAGCTGAACCGGCGCGGCACCAACGCGTACCTGACGCTGCGCGACATCAACGCGGAGATCTCCCTCCCGGCATCCGTCTGGACCAACGTGCTGGACCGCCAGGTGTCGACGCTGGAACGCGGCTCCCGGGTGGTGGCCCTGATCAAGGCCGAGTTCTGGCTGAAGACGGGCCGCCTGAACATGTCGGTGAAGGACATCAGGCCGGTGGGGCTCGGTGACCTGCTGGCCCGGATCGAGCGGCTGCGGCACGCCCTGGCGGCGGAGGGCCTGTTCTCCGACGCCCGCAAGATGCGCCTGCCCCTGCTCCCCCACCGGATCGGGCTGATCACCGGCCGGGATTCGGACGCCAAGAAAGACGTGCTCCGCAACGCGGCCCTGCGCTGGCCTGCGGTCGAATTCGAGATCCGCGAAGTGGCGGTGCAGGGCAACACCGCCGTCGCCCAGGTCATCGGCGCGCTGCGTGAACTGGACGCGCGCGCGGATGTTGACGTGATCGTCATCGCCCGCGGTGGAGGCTCCCTGGAGGATCTGCTCCCGTTCAGCAGCGAGGAACTCATCCGTGCCGTGGCGGGTGCCGTGACGCCGGTGGTGAGCGCGATCGGACACGAGGCGGACCGCCCGATCCTCGATGACGTGGCCGACCTCCGCGCCTCGACCCCCACCGACGCCGCCAAACGGATCGTGCCGGACGTGGTGGAAGAACTCGCCCGGGTCCGGCAGGCGCGGGAGCAGCTCCGCCGTGGCGCCACCCGGCTGGTGGAGCGGGAAACAGACCGGCTGTCGTCGTTGCGCTCACGCCCGGTGCTGGCCTCGCCCGAGGTCATGGTCATGACCCGGCACGACGACGTCGAACGGCTCAAGAGCCGCTCGCACTCGGCAATCACGACGGCGGTGACGAGGGCCGCCGACCAGCTGGTCCACCTCAAAGCCCAGGTGCTGGCCCTGTCCCCGCAGAAGACCCTGGACCGCGGCTATGCCGTGGTGCAGCTCGCCAGCGGCCAGGCGGCGCCCGGCGCCCGGCGGGAAGTGGTCCGGCACCCCTCGCAGGCTCCCGCCGGCGCCGAGCTGACTGTCCGGGTGGCCGGCGGCAGATTCACCGCACAGTCCACCGGCGGCCACGTGCCCGCCGACGACTGA
- a CDS encoding pyridoxal phosphate-dependent aminotransferase, giving the protein MAEFKQSTKLHNVLYDIRGPILQAAQQMEAEGHRILKLNIGNPAPFGFEAPDAILVDMIRHLPHAQGYSDSRGIFSARTAVSQYYQTRGIQNIHVDDIYLGNGVSELITMSLMALLNDGDEVLIPTPDYPLWTASVALASGRPVHYLCDEESGWQPDLEDMEAKITPRTKGIVVINPNNPTGAVYPEETLKKIVALAEKHGLVLFADEIYEKILYEDAVHVNMASLTGDDVLCLTFSGLSKAYRVCGYRAGWMAISGPKHDAADYLEGISLLANMRLCANVPAQHAIQTALGGYQSINDLILPGGRLLEQRNKAYDLLNAIPGVSTQQARGALYLFPRLDPEVYHIRDDEKFVLDLLREQRILVSHGRAFNWVRPDHFRMVTLPLVKDIEEAIGRMADFLSRYKGN; this is encoded by the coding sequence ATGGCAGAATTCAAGCAGTCCACCAAGCTTCATAATGTCCTTTACGACATCCGTGGACCGATCCTTCAGGCCGCCCAGCAGATGGAGGCGGAGGGTCACCGGATCCTCAAACTGAACATCGGAAACCCCGCCCCGTTCGGGTTTGAAGCGCCGGACGCCATCCTGGTGGACATGATCCGCCACCTGCCGCACGCGCAGGGCTACAGCGATTCCCGCGGCATCTTCTCCGCCCGCACCGCCGTCTCGCAGTACTACCAGACGCGCGGGATCCAGAACATCCATGTCGATGACATCTACCTGGGCAACGGCGTCAGCGAACTCATCACCATGTCGCTGATGGCCCTGCTGAACGACGGCGACGAGGTCCTCATCCCGACCCCGGACTACCCGCTGTGGACCGCGTCCGTGGCCCTCGCCAGTGGCCGTCCCGTGCACTACCTGTGCGACGAGGAATCCGGCTGGCAGCCTGACCTGGAGGATATGGAAGCCAAGATCACGCCCCGGACCAAGGGCATCGTGGTGATCAATCCCAACAACCCCACCGGTGCCGTGTATCCGGAGGAGACGCTCAAGAAGATCGTTGCCCTCGCCGAGAAGCACGGCCTGGTCCTCTTCGCCGACGAAATCTACGAGAAGATCCTCTACGAGGACGCCGTCCACGTTAACATGGCCAGCCTCACCGGCGACGACGTCCTGTGCTTGACGTTCAGCGGCCTGTCCAAGGCCTACCGGGTCTGCGGCTACCGGGCTGGCTGGATGGCCATTTCCGGCCCTAAGCATGACGCCGCCGATTATCTGGAAGGCATCAGCCTGCTGGCCAACATGCGCCTGTGCGCCAACGTGCCGGCACAGCACGCCATCCAGACCGCCCTCGGCGGATACCAGAGCATCAATGACCTCATTCTGCCCGGGGGACGGCTCCTGGAGCAGCGGAACAAGGCGTACGACCTGCTCAACGCCATCCCCGGGGTCAGCACCCAGCAAGCCCGGGGCGCGCTGTACCTCTTCCCGCGGCTGGACCCGGAGGTCTACCATATCCGGGACGACGAGAAATTCGTGCTGGACCTGCTCCGCGAGCAGAGGATCCTGGTTTCCCACGGCCGCGCGTTCAACTGGGTCCGCCCGGACCACTTCCGCATGGTCACGCTACCGCTCGTCAAGGACATCGAAGAGGCGATTGGCCGCATGGCGGACTTCCTGAGCAGGTACAAGGGGAACTAG